A genomic segment from Aegilops tauschii subsp. strangulata cultivar AL8/78 chromosome 1, Aet v6.0, whole genome shotgun sequence encodes:
- the LOC109752056 gene encoding BURP domain-containing protein 4-like — protein MEFAAAALGAATAEPLRTVVHGREEPHRYTVAPGGITSITGTVVPCHPLPYPADVLYCHRPGNVGAVRVELVGQDDPSLGATAIAVCHEDTSGWDAEYFATLNGSRGEPICHYMPDKYVVWVTGEIH, from the coding sequence ATGGAGTTCGCCGCGGCGGCCCTGGGAGCGGCGACGGCGGAGCCGCTCAGGACGGTCGTGCACGGGCGCGAGGAGCCGCACAGGTACACGGTGGCGCCCGGCGGCATCACCAGCATTACCGGCACGGTCGTGCCATGCCACCCGCTGCCGTACCCGGCGGACGTGCTGTACTGCCACCGGCCAGGCAACGTGGGGGCGGTGCGCGTGGAGCTGGTCGGGCAGGACGACCCTTCGCTGGGCGCGACGGCGATCGCCGTCTGCCACGAGGACACCTCCGGGTGGGACGCCGAGTACTTCGCAACGCTCAACGGGTCCCGCGGCGAGCCTATCTGCCACTACATGCCGGACAAGTATGTGGTGTGGGTAACCGGTGAAATCCACTAG